In Actinoplanes lobatus, the DNA window AGCCGCTGCTGCTCGCCGCCGGAGAGACGGCGGAACCGGGTGCGCTCGAAGCGGCGCAGGCCGAGCCGGTCCAGCAGCATGTCGGTGTCCAGCGGGCTGGCCGCGAACGAGGCGAACAGCCGCAGGATCTCGCCGGCCGTGGCCCACGGGTAGACACCGCCGGACTGGAGCATGATGCCCAGCCGCGGCATCAGCGCGTCGTGATCGCCGACCGGGTCCAGCCCGAGCACCCGGGCCCGCCCGTCGTCCGGCCGGCGGAAGCCCTCACAGACCTGGAGCAGGCTGGTCTTGCCGGCGCCGTTGTGCCCGAGCAGGGCCAGCACCCGCCCGCGCGGCAGGCACAGGGAAACCCCGTCGACGGCCGTCGTGTCGCCGTAGCGCACCACGACGTCCGTCACCTCGACCGCGGCCGCGTCGCCACCAACCATGAGTCCCGCCTATCCGGATTCGTCCGCCACGGCCACCATACGGTGAGCCGCTGAGGCCCCCGGCCCGCGGTGCACCCCGATGGTCTGCCCCACACTCCCCCATGGCGGCGGTGGAGACCTCCTACCCAGGTCGGGCCTTATCGTCTCCGGGTATGAGCGTCGTACAGATCTACACCGACGGGGCGTGTGCCCCCAATCCCGGACCGGGCGGCTGGGGCGCGGTGCTGCGCTGGGGCACGGCCGAGAAGGATCTGTGCGGCGGCGAGGCCGATTCGACCACGAACAACCGGATGGAGCTGATGGCCCCGATCCGCGCGCTGGAGGCCCTGAACCGGGCTCCGCTCACGGTGGAGATCTACACCGACAGCGTCTACGTGCGCAACGGCATCACCCAGTACATGCACAACTGGAAGCGCAACGGCTGGCAGACCGCGGCCCGGCAGCCGGTGAAGAACGTCGACCTGTGGAAGCGGCTGGACGAGGCGGTGCGGCGGCACGAGGTGAGCTGGCACTGGGTGAAGGGGCACGCCGGCCACCCGGAGAACGAACGGGCCGACCGCCTCGCCGCCCGGGGGCTGCGCGAGGCGGTCGAGGCCGCGGGGAAGGGCTGAGACCGGGGTCCCGGTCCGGGAGGGGCCGCCGTCCGGAACCCCGGCGGTCTCAGCGGTGGATCACCAGGTCCAGGGCGCCCACCAGTGGCGTTCGTTCCGGGGCCGCGGCTGGGGCCGCGGCGGCTGCGGCGGCCGGGCGGCCGTCCGGGACGGGGACGGACTGGTCGAGGCGCTCGCGGAAGCCGACGCCGACACCGACGCGCTCGCCGAAGCCGAAGTTGAAGCCGAAGCCGAAGCCGAAGCCGAAGTTGAAGCCGAGGGCGACACCGAACCGGACGGTACGGCGCCGGACGGCGGCGGCCCGCTCGGTCCGCCCGACGGCGGGGTGCCGCCACCCGTCTCGACGTCGTCCGGGTCGACCGCGATGGTGAGCGCCGCGACGAAGCCCGCGTCGACGTCGCCGGTGACAGTGGCCATCTCGGTGGCGGCCAGGTCGTCGCTGAACACGTTGTCGGTGGCCAGGGTGATCTGGCTGAGGTTGGTGACGCTCGTGCTGTAGCCGTCGGTCGCGTACACCGTCTCGGAGACGTCCTCCGGGATGGCGATCTGCGAGGTCTTGATGATCGGGCCCGCGCCGTTGGTGGCGGTGTCCAGGGACTCGTACACCTCGAAGTGGATGTGCGGCCACCGGCCCGAGTAGCAGCCGGGGAAGATGCTGACGAAGGTGACCGTGCCGTCCTCGCCGGTCTCCTGGATGCCGCGCAGGTAGTTCTCGCCGGTGATGCCGTCGGAGTAGAGGGAGTAGTTGCCGTCCCGGTCGCAGTGCCACGCGTAGACGGCGGCTCCGGCGAGCGGCGCCCCGTCCAGGTCCTGGACGGTGAGGGAGAAGGTGAGCGGAACACCCTCCGCGGTGGTGGTCGAGCCGCCGAACGACGACCGGATGTCACTGCGGACGATCCCCGACTCGGTTCGTACGTCGATGCCGTTGGATCCGTCCGCCGGGTACGGGCCGGCAGTCTCCGAGGCGACCTCGATGAGCGCCGCGTCCGCGCCCTCGGCGGTTCGCAGGATCCCGGCTCCGAGGAGCGCCGCGGCCCCGGCGCCGCCGATCGTGTAGAGCATCCGCCGCCGGTTCATGGTGGCCAGGTCGAAGGCCAGGCCCTTGTCGTGGACCTCGCGGACGTACGCCGCGTTGTCCCGGTGCTGACCGGTCAAGTCTGCCGCCTTCCTGAGAGGAATCTGGGAAGGGCAGCAGAACATCGACGTTTGTGCCCGCACTGTCATCGGACTGTGCGGGACGTAAGGCTGAGATGAGCCGGATTGTTGACGATCTATCCGCGCGGCCGGGGGACCCGGCGCCCCACCTTGGCGCGGGCGACCCGGTCCGGCGGCAGTTCGTAGGTGGCGGACCGGACCAGCCCCTCGGGCACCGTGTGCCGCCCCTCCCGTTGCTCCGGCACCTCCGGGGCGAGCGGCACGACCCGCGGCGCGACCGGCCGCTGACCGGCGGCGCGCGCGGCCATGCTGAACACGCTGCGGGTGGCCGTCTCGTAGCCGTGCCGGTACGCCTCCCGCAGTTCCGCCCCGCTCTGCCGGCGCTGGTGGATCCGGCCCGCGACGTATCCGGCACAGGCCATCGCGGCGGCGGCCAAACCGACGAGGAGAAGGGTGTCGCCCGGTGCGCTCATTCTGCGATTGTGACGAATCGGATAGACCGTCAGCTATGGCCCGTTTGACGTACCCCGTAGGAATTAGGTTAATGGTCGCACTGTGCAATGAAGCGACGTTGAATGATGGGGGAAGTCCATGCGCACCACCCGGCGTGCCCTGGCGGCCGTCGTCGGCGCCACCGCGCTGCTGGTGACGTCCGCCTGCGGGCCCGGCGAGGACGACACCGCCGCTTCGACGGTCGAGGTCTTCACCTGGTGGGCCGGCGGCGGCGAGAAGGCGGGCCTGGACGCCCTGGCCGGCCTGTTCACGGAGTCCTGCCCCGGGCAGCGGTTCGAGAGCGGCGTGGTCCCCGGCGGCGCCGGGGTGGACGCCAAGCAGGTGCTCGCCGCCCGCCTCCAGCACAACGACGCCCCGGACACGTTCCAGGTGCACGCCGGCGCGGAACTGCTCGACCACATCGACGCGGACCAGGTGCGGGACCTCAGCGCGGAGTACCAGACCTGGGGCCTGCGCGACGCGCTGCCGGCCGGCCTGGTCGCCGACCTCACCGTCGACGACCGGATCTACTCGGTTCCGGCCGGTGTGCACCGGGCCAACGTGGTCTGGACCAACGACCAGGTGCTCGCCGACGCCGGCATCCTGGTCGCCCCGAAGACCCTGAGGGAGTTCATCGGCAACCTGGAGCGGTTGCGCCGCTCCGGGGTCGAGTCCCCGCTCGCGCTCGGCCGTGACTGGACCCAGCTCATGCTGCTGGAGTCGGTGCTGATCAGCGATCTCGGCCCGAAGCGGTTCAGCGGCCTGTTCACCGGCGCGACGAAATGGGACAGCCGGGCGGTCGAGCTGGCGATCGGGGACTACGCCCGGATCATCGGGTTCAGCAACACCGACCGCGACTCGCTCGACTGGCCGGAGGCCACCCGCCTGCTCATCGACGGCAAGGCCGGCTACCAGCTGATGGGCGACTGGGTCACCGCCGAGATGACGGCGAACACCTTCAGCGGGTACGACAGCTTCACCTTCCCCGGCAACGGCAAGGCCTTCCAGTGGCTGGCCGACTCGTTCACGCTGACCACCGACGCGGCCAACCCCGAGGGCGCCCGCTGCTGGCTGGCGACCGTCGCCTCGCCGCGCGGACAGCAGGCGTTCAGCGTGCGCAAGGGCTCCATCCCGGCCCGGACCGACGCGCCGACCGACGGCTTCACCGACTACCAGCTCGAGGCGGTCGAGGACTGGCGGTCGGGCACCCCGGTCCCGTCCTGCGCGCACGGCTCGGCCTGCTCGCAGCCCTGGCAGAACGCGGCCAACGCGGCACTCGGCGCCTTCTCCACCTCGGGTGACGCCACCGCGTTGCAGAGCGCCCTCGCCGCGGCCGCCAAACAGTTCATCAGGCAGCCGTAACGGGGCACGATGGGTGCATGGGTGAGGAACGTGACGGCGTACCGCTGACCAACCTGGATCAGGAGCTGTTCGGAGGAGCCGGGGCCACCAAGCGGGACCTGATCGACTACCTGGACGCGATGGCCGGCCGGTTCCTGCCGGTGCTGCGGGACCGGCCGCTCTCGGTCATCCGGGTGCTCCGCGGCCAGGACCGGTTCATGCAGAAGAACCTGCCGAAGTACACGCCGGACTGGGTGCCCCGGGCCACGGTCTGGGCCGGCTCGTCGCACCGTGAGGTGACCTACCCGCTGGCCAACGACCGCCGCACGCTCTACTGGCTGGGCAATCAGCGGGCCGTGGAGTACCACCCGGCGCTGATGACCGCCGGATCCACCCACCCGACCCACCTGATCATGGATCTGGACCCGCCGGAGGACGGCGGCTTCGGGCTGGCCGTGGCCGGCGCCCGGCTGGTCCGGCGGGCGCTCGCCGACATCGGGATGTCCGGGGCGGTCAAGACCAGCGGGGCCAAGGGCGTGCACGTCTTCGTCCCGCTCGCCGAGGGCGCCGCCGTGGAGGACGTGGCGGCCGCCCAGCGCGCGGTCGCCGCCCGGGCCGAGCGTCTCGACCCGGAACTGGCCACCACCGCGTTCATCCGGGAGGACCGGCACGGCCGGGTGTTCCTCGACGCCACCCGGGCGGGCGGGGCCACCGTGGCGGCGGCGTACAGCCCGCGGGCCCGGCCCGGCGTGCCGGTCTCGTTCCCGGTCGGCTGGGACGACCTGGACCGGGTCACGCCCGCCGACTTCACCCTGCACACCGTGCCCGGCCTGCTCGGCGACCGCGATCCGTGGGCGGCCGGCATGCCCGCCCCGCAGCGGCTCGACCCCGGGCTGGTCGCCGAGGGACACACCATCCCGGTGGCCCGGGTGCAGGCCATGCACGAGGGGAAGCGCCGCGCCCGGGCACGCCGGGAGGCCGCCGGCGAGAGCTAGGGTCTACACCGATCGGTGTAGGCCGGTACGCGGGAGGCGTCGATGCGGTTGACAGCGGCGGTAGGACGCGCCGCCCCGCCCGGCGAACCTAGCGTCCCCGGCATGACGACGAACCTGACCCGCACCGCCGCCGTCCTGACCCTGGTGGGTGTGCCGACCGGGCTCGCCCTGACCGGTGGGCTCGGCGAGACCGTCCTGGTCGGCACGCTCGCCGTGGGCCTGGCCGGACTGGTCCTGGCCGCCCGGCGGTGGCCGCTCGGCGTGCTCCTCATCTCCTTCTGCACCGTCGCCGCCTGGCGGGTGGCCGAGCTCATCACGGCCGGCTGGCTGTGGCCCGCGACCGCCGCCCTGGTGGCGCTGGTCCTGGCCGGGCGGCCGCGGACCGCGATCATCGCCTCGGCGCTCATGCTGTTCTGGGGTCTCACCTGGGACACCTTCGTCCAGCCGCACTCGCCCGACTGGGTGCTCGCCCACCTCGGCGGGGAGGCGCTGTGGGTGGCCGCCGCGCTTGCCGGCGCGTCCGCGTACCGGAACACGCTCCGCTGGCGTGCCGAGATGGCGCACCGGATCACCCAGGACGAGCAGCGGCGGCGGCTCGAGGCGCGCCGGAGGCGGGCCGAGGAGCGGGTGGAGATCGCCCGTGACCT includes these proteins:
- a CDS encoding ABC transporter substrate-binding protein encodes the protein MRTTRRALAAVVGATALLVTSACGPGEDDTAASTVEVFTWWAGGGEKAGLDALAGLFTESCPGQRFESGVVPGGAGVDAKQVLAARLQHNDAPDTFQVHAGAELLDHIDADQVRDLSAEYQTWGLRDALPAGLVADLTVDDRIYSVPAGVHRANVVWTNDQVLADAGILVAPKTLREFIGNLERLRRSGVESPLALGRDWTQLMLLESVLISDLGPKRFSGLFTGATKWDSRAVELAIGDYARIIGFSNTDRDSLDWPEATRLLIDGKAGYQLMGDWVTAEMTANTFSGYDSFTFPGNGKAFQWLADSFTLTTDAANPEGARCWLATVASPRGQQAFSVRKGSIPARTDAPTDGFTDYQLEAVEDWRSGTPVPSCAHGSACSQPWQNAANAALGAFSTSGDATALQSALAAAAKQFIRQP
- a CDS encoding DNA polymerase domain-containing protein is translated as MGEERDGVPLTNLDQELFGGAGATKRDLIDYLDAMAGRFLPVLRDRPLSVIRVLRGQDRFMQKNLPKYTPDWVPRATVWAGSSHREVTYPLANDRRTLYWLGNQRAVEYHPALMTAGSTHPTHLIMDLDPPEDGGFGLAVAGARLVRRALADIGMSGAVKTSGAKGVHVFVPLAEGAAVEDVAAAQRAVAARAERLDPELATTAFIREDRHGRVFLDATRAGGATVAAAYSPRARPGVPVSFPVGWDDLDRVTPADFTLHTVPGLLGDRDPWAAGMPAPQRLDPGLVAEGHTIPVARVQAMHEGKRRARARREAAGES
- the rnhA gene encoding ribonuclease HI, with the translated sequence MSVVQIYTDGACAPNPGPGGWGAVLRWGTAEKDLCGGEADSTTNNRMELMAPIRALEALNRAPLTVEIYTDSVYVRNGITQYMHNWKRNGWQTAARQPVKNVDLWKRLDEAVRRHEVSWHWVKGHAGHPENERADRLAARGLREAVEAAGKG
- a CDS encoding intradiol ring-cleavage dioxygenase — protein: MTGQHRDNAAYVREVHDKGLAFDLATMNRRRMLYTIGGAGAAALLGAGILRTAEGADAALIEVASETAGPYPADGSNGIDVRTESGIVRSDIRSSFGGSTTTAEGVPLTFSLTVQDLDGAPLAGAAVYAWHCDRDGNYSLYSDGITGENYLRGIQETGEDGTVTFVSIFPGCYSGRWPHIHFEVYESLDTATNGAGPIIKTSQIAIPEDVSETVYATDGYSTSVTNLSQITLATDNVFSDDLAATEMATVTGDVDAGFVAALTIAVDPDDVETGGGTPPSGGPSGPPPSGAVPSGSVSPSASTSASASASASTSASASASVSASASASASTSPSPSRTAARPPQPPRPQPRPRNERHWWAPWTW